ccagatgatgagcggccaggcagagatgctcctcacttcctagacgggatgacggccgggaagaggcgctcctcacttcccagactgggcggccaggcagaggggctcctcacatcccagacgatgggcggccaggcagagacgctcctcactccctagatggggtggcggccgggaagaggcgctcctcacttcctagacgggatgacggccaggaagaggcgctcctcacttcccggactgggcggccgggcagaggggctcctcacatcccagacgatgggcggccaggcagagacgctcctcactccctagacggggtggtggccgggcagagacgctcctcacttcctagacgggatgacggccaggaagaggcgctcctcacttcccggactgggcggccaggcagaggggctcctcacatcccagactatgggcggccaggcagagacgctcctcacttcctagacgggatgacggccgggaagaggtgctcctcacttcccggactgggcggccaggcagaggggctcctcacatcccagacgatgggcggccaggcagagacactcctcacttcctatatgcagtggcagccgggcagaggctgcaatctcggcactttgggaggccaaggcaggcggctgggaggtggaggttgtagcgatccgagatcacgccactgcactcagcctgggcaacattgagcaatgagtgagcgagactccatctgcagtcccggcacttcgggaagccgagcTGGCAGACcactcgcggtcaggagctggagaccagcccggccaacacagcaaaaccccatctccaccaaaaaatacgaaaaccagtcaggtgtggtggcgcgcgtctgcaatcccaggcactcggcaggctgaggcaggagaatcaggcagggaggctgcagtgagccgagatggcggcagtacagtccagcctccgctcggcatcagagggagactgtgcAAAGGGGAGACCAGGACCGtgcaaaggggagagggagaggaagggggagggggagggggagagggagaatgTTTCAAGAGTGAAGGAGAAGTCAACATCAAGTGCTACTTAGTGTTCAGACTGACTGTGAAATGGGACTCAACTAAAATCTAACAACTAGGTGATCTATTATATACTCATTAGAAGACCTACAGCTGTGGAAACAAGGCAGTGTGCTTGGTACAGCTGCAGAGAGAATAGAGAAAGGGCTAAACTGTTTAGTTCATAACCCCCATTATTTCTAAGACTCCCAGAATTATAGTTCCTTTATTCTGGTTGCGTACTTGGTAGGCAGCAATTTACTGCACTGTTTTTATCTAACTTTAAAAAGTCATTGAATTTGTAGCTAGCCCAGAAAGAGTCTTCATTTCATTAAATTCTTCGGAGTATATCTTGTATACATGCTACAATCCTAGATGCTAAAAATAGGGCCAAAGAATCATCAAATTTGCTGTCATTGTGTGCTAATTATCTTGAAGGAATGATAGAAATTAAGCAATATGGGTTTTAGTTGTAGCCCACTTATTAAATAAATCTGCTGTATGTCACGTATTCAAAAACCACAGAAATCATGAGGAGCCTGAAATCCacatgaaaagacaaggaaaagtaACAGTTAAACTATATAGTGTTACATAAGACTAAGTTAATCATAAGCAAGTAGTTCGGAAATTTAGGGAGGAGAGGATAGTGTGGGTAGGATAACGCTTAGGGGCTTGAACTGAAGTTTGAAGGATGGATGGCATTTGGATAGGAAAAGAGAAGGAGCAGGGCGCTCCAAGTGGGAGAAATATGAGTCAAGCATGGTGTATCTGGGGAAAAACTAGAATGGAGAGTTCACTTGACAAGTGTAGAAATTTGCTTCTAGAGAGTGACAACAGATGAGGCAAAGAGCCTGGAATATCAGGTCGGGACATTGGGATTGTTATCCCACAGCCAGTGGGAAATACTACAAGTTTTCGGGAGGAGAAGAACCATGGTTAAGTCTATGTTATAGCAAGCTGATTCTGCCAGAAGCAAGGAGGGGAAAAGAACAGGAATCTGGAAGGTTAGTTTAACAGGCTAAGGCAGAAGTTCTGACTGAAGTGCCAAGATATGTTAAAAGTTTTTACTGAGCTGATGTTGTATGTTGGTGCTTGGAAACTGTCCCTCTCTGACAATAGTTGGGGATTGATCACCAAGTAATTCTTTTCTTGATGGGGAACTCAACTCTATTCCTGCTTGTTGCACAACCCTCCTTTAGTCTCTAACAATCCAGTAATGATTCTAGCTTCTTGGCTGAAATCTACTCACACCCCACCCCCTCACACCCCTTTAGGATCTAGTATGCCCATATCTGGCACATGTAGGGGATGTTGAACATGCACATCCAGTACACTCAACAGTATTTCTCAGTGTAAAATAAAACAGTGGCATTCTGGTTAATAAATTTAGTTATCTGTCTACCTCAGTGCAACCAATCTGGGGCACTGACAACACTGAGGTTCTGGAAACTTGATTTCCAGAAACTTGATTAAGGTGGTATCAGCTGTGAGGCTTCTCTATGGACCAAAAAGCTGGCTCAACTTCCTCTCTGGATAGTCAAATCTTGTAGTATGCATTCTTCTATTggggtagtgtgtgtgtgtgtgtgtgtgtgtgttggaatgAAGAATTTGGACATGCTGAGTTTCAAGAAATACTGGAATAGTCATATGAGCTTCCATATGGTAGATGCTTAGTAAACGACAATGAGTTCAATGAAAAAAGAAGATGTGGAACTGGAGCTTATGTCATGGCTGAAAATAGTGACAAAGGTGCTGTGAGGATAGAATGATAATTGAAGCTTGAGAAAGGCAACTATCGAAAAAGAAGAGCCCCAGACcccaggaaggaagaggaggaagttaAGCTGACAAAAAGAGGGTATGGTCAGTCATACATTTGTCCTAAAAATCAGCAGGAATGGTATGAAAGCCAATGAAGAAGTTTCAAGGACAGAACACTCAATAGTGAAGACATTAAAACCAACCTTCAGTGCTGCCTTGTGCAATTACCAGattctttgtgttttaattttctcatttctatttcACAGAAGGGATGTGAAGATGTTACATACAGTTTTAAGAACAGCAGGAGCTCTTCaaataaatgaactaaaatagatctgttatgtttttaaaggggcttaaatatttaattttgagtcTACTTTGAAACattcaaattaaacaaaatgcatcatatttttgtgtgtgttctcaGGTATGATAAGTATTATCAGCAACATAATAGTTCTGGGCATCTTCATTAAGTACAAGGAACTTCGGACACCCACAAATGCAATTATTATTAACCTGGCTGTTACTGATATAGGGGTCAGTAGCATTGGCTATCCCATGTCTGCTGCCTCAGATCTGTATGGAAGTTGGAAATTTGGATACGCAGGCTGTCAGGTATTGGAGATCATtggaatgaaagcaaaataaatagatcaaataaatgtaaatttaaatgtcTAAAACGAATCCCAAGAGTTTAAATTGAATATTGTAGAATAATAGATACAGTGCTTTTATGGAAAACAACAGAAGTGACTAGGAATATATTCTTTAATAAGAGAAATTAAATCACCAGCCGttgttatattttcaaaattctccCAACtcaaaggaagaaacaaacaaaataactagCATTCAACTAAAGGAGAAGAGTGCTGATttgcatatgcaaataaatatttgcatattgcaaattaaaaaaaataccctgCTTTCATCTGAAACAATAAAGTAGTGATTTAATCATAATATTATGGAAGATAGTTAAGCTACCATGTTGTTGAAGTTTTTCCTATAGAAAGTCCTCCATGAGAATTGTTACtaaatgtatttgttattttttagtaaaaaGGAAATGAGTTAATATTAATTTGCCTTAAGACAGTAAGCAAATATTACTTTTGGCCTAATTCTTTTAGCAGTTTACTATCATAAGCTAAAAACtatagagaataaaatgaaagtagTAGTGAATACTGAATAACCACGTAAGTACCAACCAGTTTTGTTAAATCTTAATGTTTCGCAATCTGTGCttcagattgtttttctttttaaagatataaaactaTACAGATAATGATGAAGGCCACCGCATGCCATCTTCAATCTTATTCCTCCCATGAATGTTTTTCTCTCTAATATATGTGCACATAAACCAGATACTGTCTGAATACTTCAGGTTTTGTGTAAATGATATCATATTATTTGCATTATGCGATTTCCTTTCATTGTTAGATAttatgtttttgaggtttatccatgttgatgGATATGACTGTAAGTCATTCATTTTAActgctatataatattccattttgtgaaCATAGAAAGCCCAATGTAGATTTTCATTTTACTCTTACTGGACCTTtgttgccattttttttcttttccttttttttttttttgagatggagtcacactctgttgcccaggctggagtgcagtggcgtgatctccgctcactgcaagctctgccttccgggttcacaccattctcctgcctcagcctcccgagtagctgggactacaggtgcctgccaccaagcctggctaatttatttttttgtatttttttttttttagtaatgacggagtttcatcgtgttagccaggatggtctcgatctcctgacctcatgatccgcccgcctcggcctcccaaagtgctgggattacaggcgtgagccactgcgcccggccccccaattttttttttctgtcacagaCAAGGCTTCAATAAATGTTCTTACATATGTCTCCTTCTGCAATATGTGAGTTTCTTTAGCCACATTGCTTAGGAGTGGAATGGTTAAGTTGTAGAGAATGTTCATCTTCAACTTTATCAGAAGTAGCCAAATTGCTGTCCAAAACAGTTATTCAAATTATGAGAACATCTATTACTCCACATTCTCCTTAACATTTGGGATTGTCagacttttaaattttcattttcttgagtgTGAAATGCCATCTTATAATCAGTATTTCTTTGAATTATTGTGGTTGTATGTCTTATGTTATAAACATTCAAATGCTAATGGGCTTGTGTGAATACCCCGTTCGTCATCTGgccatttttctattgagtttgTCTTTTCCTCCTGTTGAATTGCCCATGTTCTGAATACTAGTCTTTTGCTGGTTTGTGGTTGTTCTGCACTCTGTTCATAGAGTGTTGTAAAGAAATTTCACTGTAAgtcttaaaattttcaaaaaagtcCATTTTAGTTAATGAAATTACAAATTACTTTCCATAAATTCTTTTATTAAACCAGTTATAATTTGACAATGAAGATGTATTTTAAAGTAGTAAAGTAAAAAACCTTTAGTATATTTGAGATATATTCTAACAATGGACAAAAATTTAATGTTTCTTGGGAGGGTGTTTAGAATGGTAGAGTCTTTTCAATTTTGGTTTTCAGGTTTATGCTGGATTGAATATTTTTTTTGGAATGGCAAGCATTGGATTACTCACGGTCGTGGCTGTGGACCGATACCTGACCATCTGCCTTCCTGACGTAGGTACAACACTTTTCTCAGCTTTCTTAATGAATCCATTTCTTGACTAATGGCCACTCAATATATATATACGCTAAAATATAAACCTAATGGTTTGTAGTTAGGGTCAGTTTTATTTCTCTGGCAATAATTGTTCAAATGTTTCAATGGCTTCTTAttgtacttagaataaaatccaaatttcatAAGGCTATTCACACTTTGAGGTATGGTCCAAGCCCAAAGTGAGGTTTTCATACCTGCTGTTTTGCTAGGTTTGGAAAGCTACTCTTCCTGCTTATCCTCTGGCTGATTCTTTTCTCATTTAGGTTTCagcttaaatatcttttttttttccagaatgtgaACTTATGTAGATAGGCTTAGTAAAAGGGAGaatatttgtgttacttttatTAGGTGTTGCACTCATATTTTGGCTCCTAAGGCCAACCAAAGTGCTCTGTAAAGAATCTACTTGATAACACTTACAAATCAAGCAAGTTTAAAAAAGTGAGTCCCATTAATGGCAAATGTTGCTAATATTTCTTATGCTTGATAATAGGGAGAAGAATGACCACCAACACTTACATCGGCTTGATTCTGGGAGCCTGGATCAATGGCCTGTTTTGGGCTTTGATGCCTATCATAGGGTGGGCTAGTTATGCCCCAGATCCTACTGGTGCTACGTGTACCATAAACTGGAGGAAAAATGATAGGTAAGAGACAAGTTTACACTTTATAATCAAATGCTTCTAATGTAGACATTTTCTCACCCTTTCAAATTTAAGCTCAGATCATGTGTTCCTCATACAGAAGGTGGCGAAGCGCTTCCCTGGTAGTGATGATGTGATTCTCAGTTCAAAGACGGAATTGAGAAAAGTGACTTATGCTTGTTTGCAAGTAAAGGTCATCCAGCTCCCTTTGTCTCCTTTAccccattccttcctccctcccctgtgTTCTCTCTTAAGGCAGCAATGCAGGGTACCAATCACCCTTCCAATATTTGCACATTTCAAAGGTAGGCTCATGAGCAGGAAAAGGGTTAATGGAGCTAGACAGAGTGTGCAGTTCTGGCAAAAGCCCAGGCTGCCTCCCTGCTGTCTTTTCAAGATGGTCTGGTGTTCAAGCACATTCTGAGAACTGCGTAGCAAAAGCACAGTCACTGCAAAGATTTGCCTGCTAGTTAGTGAGGCTTCTTTATATTTTCCAGGAACAAGATAATAATTTAGTTCATTAgaggaaatgaaggaaatgaacagaaaatttcTAGATCTCAAACCcgatctaaatttttttctgtagattcaAAAagtaaaggctgggcacagtggttcatgcctgtaatcccagcactttgtgaggctggggcaggaagatcacttcaccccaggagtttgagaccagcctgggcaacatattgagaccctgtctctacaaaaaaaaaaaaaaaaaaaaaaaaaaagcagagggtgGTGCGGGGGGTGGGAAATTAGGTGgctgtggtggtttatgcctgtggtcttagctactcggTTGGCTAAAATGGAGATTGGCTTGGGCtggggagttcaaggctacagtgagacgtgattgcaccgctgcactccagcctgggtgacagagcaagattatgtcttgaaaagaattaaaagtaaataatttaggCTTTATAGCCCAGATGTTCTCTATCACAGCTCTTCAACTCTGTCATCGTCCTGTAAAAGCAGCCATAGCCAGTATGTAAATGAGGgtacatggctgtgttccaataaaactttatttacaaagatgAGTGATAGGCTGAAATAGGCCTACAGTCCATAGTTTGCCAACTCCGGGCCTAAATGAACTAAAAGTCAAATATACTTCTAAAATTATTTAGCAATATAATGACTACcagtattgtttttaataattatctcctctttctccttcccccacTTAGGACATTAAATGAGCAATCATGATTGccttttcttattttcagatCTTTTGTGTCTTACACCATGACAGTTATTGCGATAAATTTTATTGTGCCCTTGACAGTGATGTTTTACTGCTATTACCATGTCACGCTATCCATTAAACATCACACTACCAGTGACTGCACTGAGTCCCTCAACAGAGACTGGTCAGATCAGATAGATGTAACAAAGGTAAGAGATCAAAATCCTTGAAAAATTGTTGTCATGGAGCTTTTACCCACTCATAGTTGAAAGAGTCCCTGGGACCACTGCAGTCTTCTCTCCCTCATCTCCAATTCTCACGCCCCAGCTCTTTCTTCTGTGTTTgcctcttcatttctttttttgcttttatttttgttttttgcttttgttttttgaaatgaagtttcactcttatcatccaggctggagtgcaatggcacgatctcggctcactgcaacctccgcctcccaggttcaagtgattctcctgcctcagcctccccagtagctgggattacaggcacccgctgccacacttggctaattttttttgtacttttagtagagatggggtttcaccatgttgggccaggctggtcttgatctcttgacctcaggcggtccacctgccttggcctcccaaagtgctgggattacaggtgtgagccaatgcgcctggccaCTTGCCTTCTTATTTCTGAATGATATACTGTTTGctcttttggatatttttattGGTCATCATCTCTTGATTTCCTACTATGGATGATGAGGATTTATTCTCTTATACCACCCACCTGCCCAACTCCTCCTCCACACCTTTCTCTCTCCTTACCTGTCAGTATAATGTTAACAATATTTGGTTAGATAAAGAGGCTCTTTCTCTGCTCTCAGTATGTTTAAACACACCACAGATGTGATGAACCTTATCCTCTTCTTGGAGCCATCCTCCTGGTTCCCTGGGGCCTCTTGCTCTGCTTTGAACTGATTGCTCCTGAGGACCACTGCTCAGAAAGCCAACATCCTCAGGCCTCCCTTCATCACCAGCTCAGGATGCTTTCACCTCCTTCCAGGGTCAAATCCCCTGTTTTCTGGAAtgcttgtcttccttttttttttcttagtttatttccTCTGATTTGGTGGAGCACATTCTTCAATTAATTCCTGAGGTTATGGGAGAGGTAAATTTTTTAAGACTTTGCATGActgaaaatgtcttaattttacTATCATGTTTGACTGATTGTTTGCCTGGTCTAGAATTCTAGGTGCAAAAGTAATATTCAAAGAGTTTTGAAGGCATTGCTCTACAGTCTCCTAGCTTCCAGCATTGCTGCTACAAAGGCTGATGGCATTCTGGTGGTTGATGCTCTGTGGTGATCTGTGGGTTCTCTCTGGA
This DNA window, taken from Pan troglodytes isolate AG18354 chromosome 3, NHGRI_mPanTro3-v2.0_pri, whole genome shotgun sequence, encodes the following:
- the RRH gene encoding visual pigment-like receptor peropsin, yielding MLRNNLGNSSDSKNEDGSVFSQTEHNIVATYLIMAGMISIISNIIVLGIFIKYKELRTPTNAIIINLAVTDIGVSSIGYPMSAASDLYGSWKFGYAGCQVYAGLNIFFGMASIGLLTVVAVDRYLTICLPDVGRRMTTNTYIGLILGAWINGLFWALMPIIGWASYAPDPTGATCTINWRKNDRSFVSYTMTVIAINFIVPLTVMFYCYYHVTLSIKHHTTSDCTESLNRDWSDQIDVTKMSVIMICMFLVAWSPYSIVCLWASFGDPKKIPPPMAIIAPLFAKSSTFYNPCIYVVANKKFRRAMLAMFKCQTHQTMPVTSILPMDVSQNPLASGRI